The Neosynechococcus sphagnicola sy1 genome has a segment encoding these proteins:
- a CDS encoding mannose-1-phosphate guanylyltransferase has protein sequence MAYSLIPVILAGGKGERFWPLSRQHRPKQFLCLDGSGQTLLQATANRLLDLAGGWSGVWVITASHLAAAVQAQLPELPMAQMLVEPEGRDTAPAVAWATLEVTHHGGEDAVVGFFPADHWIGEPSQFQETLRDAASLAATQPVIVTLGIQPGYPATGYGYIEQGELLETQLPGRPAYRVQRFTEKPNRETAAGFLASGRFSWNSGIFIFRAGVALAELQAHAPEILEPLQRSGVAAYPQVPKTSIDYALMEKTQQACVVPVSFSWDDLGDWNALERLLPAHEGNIEQAQHWGLNTQGSILYNTDPDELIVTLGVENLVIVRDGNVTLIADKQQTQDIKQVLQQLRSHPQYRHLL, from the coding sequence ATGGCATACTCTCTGATTCCGGTGATTTTGGCGGGCGGTAAAGGTGAACGGTTCTGGCCCCTCAGTCGCCAACATCGCCCCAAGCAGTTTCTTTGTCTCGATGGCAGTGGTCAAACCCTGTTGCAAGCAACTGCGAACCGATTGTTAGATCTGGCGGGAGGCTGGTCAGGAGTCTGGGTGATTACAGCCAGTCATTTAGCCGCCGCTGTGCAGGCGCAGTTACCAGAGTTACCAATGGCGCAAATGCTTGTGGAACCAGAGGGACGGGATACCGCGCCAGCGGTTGCCTGGGCAACACTGGAAGTCACCCACCACGGGGGGGAAGATGCCGTTGTGGGATTTTTCCCCGCCGATCACTGGATTGGGGAACCGTCCCAATTTCAGGAAACCCTGAGGGACGCGGCTAGCTTAGCAGCCACCCAGCCTGTGATTGTTACCCTGGGAATACAACCTGGCTATCCGGCCACAGGGTATGGCTACATTGAACAGGGGGAGTTGCTGGAGACCCAGTTACCAGGGAGACCGGCGTATCGGGTGCAGCGGTTCACAGAAAAACCAAACCGGGAAACAGCGGCAGGGTTTCTTGCCAGTGGTCGCTTTAGCTGGAATAGCGGTATTTTTATATTCCGAGCTGGGGTGGCTTTGGCAGAATTACAGGCCCACGCCCCCGAAATCCTGGAACCGCTGCAACGTTCCGGTGTTGCTGCCTATCCTCAAGTGCCTAAAACCAGTATTGACTATGCACTGATGGAAAAAACACAGCAGGCCTGTGTGGTGCCGGTCAGTTTCTCCTGGGATGATCTGGGGGATTGGAATGCCTTAGAGCGGTTATTGCCAGCCCATGAGGGTAATATTGAACAGGCTCAGCATTGGGGATTGAACACCCAGGGCAGCATTCTCTACAATACAGATCCCGATGAATTGATCGTGACCTTGGGGGTAGAAAATTTGGTGATTGTCCGGGACGGCAATGTTACCTTGATCGCTGATAAGCAGCAAACCCAGGATATTAAACAGGTGCTGCAACAGTTGCGATCGCACCCACAGTATCGGCATCTACTTTAG
- a CDS encoding LCP family protein, translating to MTKRPLATRACVLATVATSKVGVGVIVSKSASKPKKSAGANRVAGRSDRDDGAAAPRCQPQPTPAVGSALPQSSPLRWLGQGVAFVFTATLAAAVGAGVMMVAPLSAWLPNSTPESRGGLADLLHNSFQYRLTRPVNILVMGIDRVPGAPDNSPEIFSGRSDTMLLLRLDPGQKAVSLLSIPRDTRVEVPGVGFTKINDANVTGGPALAAHVVSQNLNQTPIDRYVRVSTEAFRELVDQVGGVQVFVPFAMTYVDHTQHLNINLGQGWQLLNGDQAEQFARFRHDGYGDIGRVQRQQALLKALRQRLTDPTVLPRLPGVIQVMQKYIDTNLSLEEILTLVQFGMNLEPSHIKMVMLPGQFSTPDQYAASYWLLNPIGRDRVLREYFQTPTSSPTTEATDSESAPSTLNIAIQNASSQPGLGRRLAQYLQAKGFYHVYVVEDWPEPLNQTQIIVQQGDITGANALQKFLGLGQIEAASTGDIESDLTIRVGNDWVTPSTVSP from the coding sequence GTGACGAAGCGCCCCCTGGCAACCCGTGCTTGCGTGCTGGCAACAGTTGCTACGAGTAAGGTGGGAGTGGGAGTGATAGTTTCTAAAAGTGCTTCAAAGCCTAAAAAGTCCGCAGGTGCTAATCGAGTTGCGGGTCGTTCTGATCGGGATGACGGGGCAGCAGCTCCCCGTTGCCAACCCCAGCCGACCCCTGCCGTCGGGTCTGCATTGCCTCAATCGTCTCCGTTGCGTTGGCTAGGTCAGGGAGTTGCCTTCGTTTTCACCGCCACCCTGGCTGCGGCAGTGGGAGCAGGGGTAATGATGGTGGCTCCGCTCTCCGCTTGGCTGCCCAACTCAACTCCAGAGAGTCGGGGCGGGCTAGCTGACCTGTTGCATAACAGTTTTCAATATCGGCTCACCCGGCCAGTGAATATTTTAGTCATGGGCATTGACCGGGTACCGGGAGCCCCTGACAATTCACCAGAGATTTTTTCCGGTCGCAGTGACACGATGCTATTGCTGCGGCTCGATCCTGGGCAGAAAGCAGTGAGTCTGCTGTCGATTCCACGGGATACTCGGGTGGAAGTTCCCGGAGTCGGGTTTACCAAGATTAATGATGCTAATGTCACTGGAGGCCCCGCCCTGGCAGCCCATGTGGTTAGCCAGAACTTGAATCAGACTCCCATCGATCGCTACGTCCGAGTGAGCACCGAGGCCTTTCGAGAACTGGTGGATCAAGTGGGGGGGGTTCAGGTGTTTGTCCCCTTTGCCATGACCTATGTGGATCATACCCAACACTTAAATATCAATCTGGGTCAGGGTTGGCAGTTGTTGAATGGCGATCAAGCTGAACAATTTGCCCGTTTTCGTCATGATGGCTACGGCGACATTGGGCGGGTACAACGGCAACAAGCCCTGCTGAAAGCCCTCCGCCAGCGGCTCACCGATCCGACGGTGCTGCCCCGCTTGCCGGGGGTGATTCAGGTAATGCAGAAGTATATCGACACGAACCTGAGCCTGGAAGAGATTCTCACCCTGGTGCAGTTTGGCATGAATCTGGAACCCAGCCATATCAAGATGGTAATGCTGCCGGGTCAATTCAGTACGCCGGATCAATATGCCGCGAGCTATTGGCTCCTCAACCCCATTGGGCGCGATCGCGTCCTGCGGGAATATTTCCAAACGCCTACCTCCAGTCCGACAACGGAAGCCACTGATTCTGAGTCAGCCCCTAGCACCCTGAACATTGCGATTCAGAATGCCTCAAGTCAACCTGGGTTGGGACGAAGACTGGCTCAATATCTACAGGCTAAAGGTTTCTACCATGTGTACGTGGTGGAAGATTGGCCGGAACCCCTGAATCAGACCCAGATCATTGTCCAACAGGGGGATATCACCGGAGCCAATGCCCTGCAAAAGTTCCTGGGCTTGGGGCAGATTGAGGCTGCTTCCACAGGGGATATCGAATCCGATCTGACAATTCGGGTGGGGAATGATTGGGTCACCCCAAGCACCGTCTCTCCATGA
- a CDS encoding amidase yields MRCTYGSPVLHHRIATDDDGVVTRIKAAGLVILGKTATSEFGSLPYTEPQGFPPARNPWHLDYTPGGSSGGAAAAVAAGLCAIAQGSDGGGSIRGPAFCCGLVGLKPSRGRVSFAPVGDFQNGIATHGVLARTVADAAALLDVMAGYITGDPYWLPDPNPSFLTVAQQGLPRCQSLRIAVTTEIPGVGTADPACQQAVLKTVELLEALGHQVEPDCPVVTDLTEPFTVIWRAGVAATGIPPRPLKPHESLAHGGSGQ; encoded by the coding sequence GTGCGATGTACCTATGGCAGTCCGGTGCTGCACCATCGCATTGCTACGGATGATGACGGTGTGGTGACTCGGATTAAGGCTGCGGGTCTGGTGATTTTGGGTAAAACAGCAACTTCAGAATTTGGCTCCCTTCCTTACACGGAACCCCAGGGCTTTCCACCCGCGCGCAACCCCTGGCATTTAGACTACACACCGGGAGGCTCTAGTGGTGGGGCGGCGGCGGCGGTGGCCGCCGGACTCTGCGCGATCGCCCAGGGATCAGACGGGGGAGGCTCGATTCGCGGTCCCGCTTTCTGTTGTGGACTGGTGGGGTTGAAACCCTCTCGAGGACGGGTTTCCTTCGCGCCTGTGGGAGACTTTCAGAACGGAATTGCCACCCACGGAGTCCTAGCCCGCACCGTTGCCGATGCAGCGGCTCTCTTAGACGTGATGGCAGGGTATATCACAGGAGACCCCTACTGGTTACCCGACCCGAATCCCTCATTTTTAACCGTTGCTCAGCAGGGACTCCCCCGATGCCAATCCCTGCGGATTGCCGTGACAACCGAAATTCCTGGGGTGGGAACCGCTGACCCTGCTTGCCAGCAGGCGGTTCTCAAGACCGTAGAGCTTTTAGAGGCGTTGGGGCACCAGGTAGAACCCGATTGTCCCGTAGTTACCGACTTAACAGAACCTTTTACGGTGATCTGGCGAGCGGGTGTGGCCGCCACAGGCATTCCCCCCCGACCTCTTAAGCCCCATGAATCGCTGGCTCATGGAGGGAGCGGCCAGTAG
- a CDS encoding amidase family protein — MNRWLMEGAASSGDYLRAVTLMQQIARRIVAFFATYDVLLLPTYLHPPIRVGAWANLSPAATLEQIIRWIAPCPPFNASGQPAIALPAGFTAQGLPVGIQLVGRPAAEATLIALATQIEAAQPWSHLRPDFAVIKG; from the coding sequence ATGAATCGCTGGCTCATGGAGGGAGCGGCCAGTAGTGGCGATTACCTGCGGGCTGTTACCCTGATGCAACAAATTGCCCGCCGCATCGTTGCCTTTTTTGCCACCTATGATGTGCTGCTACTGCCGACCTACCTCCATCCCCCAATTCGGGTCGGAGCCTGGGCCAATCTCTCTCCCGCCGCCACTCTAGAACAGATCATTCGCTGGATTGCTCCCTGCCCCCCGTTTAATGCCAGTGGTCAACCCGCGATCGCCCTCCCCGCAGGCTTCACGGCTCAGGGGCTGCCTGTGGGCATTCAACTGGTGGGTCGTCCGGCAGCAGAAGCAACGCTGATTGCACTGGCAACGCAGATTGAAGCTGCACAGCCCTGGAGCCATCTCCGACCGGACTTCGCCGTCATCAAGGGTTGA
- a CDS encoding response regulator yields the protein MADPIIVLLIDDQPMIGEAVRRMLASETEIAFHYCNNPTQALKMATDCHPTVILQDLVMPEIDGLLLVKFLRTKNSLTRDVPLIVLSTKEDPVIKAKAFELGANDYLVKLPDSRELIARIRYHSKAYMDGLKRQEAEAQLKAENIRQAQYIEQVDKVTNAAVDVEKDNYQPESLTDVAARSDALGQLARVFQRMAKEIYQREKRLKQQIQELRIEIDQSKKARQVAEITETDYFQQLQVKAKNLRNKSSKAEDVNP from the coding sequence ATGGCAGATCCCATCATTGTGCTCCTAATTGATGATCAACCGATGATCGGTGAAGCCGTACGCCGGATGCTGGCATCGGAAACGGAAATTGCTTTTCACTATTGCAACAATCCCACCCAGGCGTTAAAGATGGCAACGGACTGTCACCCAACGGTGATTTTGCAGGATTTGGTCATGCCCGAAATTGATGGCCTGTTGCTAGTCAAGTTTCTCCGAACCAAGAATTCCCTCACCCGCGATGTTCCCTTGATTGTGTTGTCCACGAAGGAAGATCCGGTGATCAAAGCCAAAGCCTTTGAACTGGGTGCCAATGATTATTTGGTGAAATTACCCGATAGCCGGGAGCTAATTGCCCGCATTCGCTACCACTCGAAAGCTTACATGGATGGACTCAAACGTCAGGAAGCTGAGGCGCAACTCAAGGCAGAAAATATCCGCCAAGCGCAATACATTGAGCAAGTGGACAAGGTAACAAATGCTGCCGTTGACGTTGAGAAAGACAACTATCAGCCCGAAAGCCTCACCGATGTAGCAGCGCGCTCGGATGCCCTAGGGCAGTTAGCTCGCGTGTTTCAACGCATGGCCAAAGAGATTTACCAACGGGAAAAACGCCTGAAGCAACAAATCCAAGAATTACGAATTGAGATTGATCAATCCAAAAAGGCACGCCAAGTTGCAGAAATTACTGAGACAGATTATTTTCAACAACTACAGGTCAAAGCTAAAAATCTGCGGAATAAATCTTCCAAAGCCGAGGACGTCAACCCTTGA